The sequence GCGCACTTGTGCATACGGCATGCCCCAAAGTTGAAGAGACAATAAAATGGGGATTTCCCCACTTTGATTATCGTGGAGAGATGATGTGCAGTATGGCATCCTTTCAACGCCATTGTGCATTTGGTTTTTGGAAAGCATCGCTCATGAAAAACAAAAAACTCATGGCTAATGCTGCTTCTGAATCTGCCATGGGCCATTTGGGAAAAATATCTTCGCCGGACGATCTACCTTCTGATAAAGTGATGATTGCCTATGTGAAGGAAGCGGCAAAATTGAATGATGAAGGAATAAAAATTAAAAAGGTTTCATCGAGCAGTGCAAAAAAAGAACTTCTCGTCCCTGATTACTTTGTTTCCGCACTGAAAAAAAATAATGAAGCTGCGGCAACGTTCGAAAATTTTAGTTATTACAACAAAAAAGAGTATGTGCAGTGGGTGACCGAGGCAAAAACTGAAGAAACCCGTGAACGCCGTATTGCTGCTGCGGTCGAATGGATCTCGGAGGGGAAAGTCCGAAATTGGAAATATCTTAAAAAATAATCGAAACATTTCACCTCCCCGTGATTGACTTTTTACACCCCATGTGGTACACTTCCTTTAGATGAGAGAACGCTATTCCGACATTGCTCCTCTTATCACCCCGTCTCGTAACAACAGTGCTTTGTAATCCGGATATAAATATTTTTATCGCGTTCTTTTTTTCAAACACGGCGGAAAGATACAATCATGAAACAAGCGCCTTGGTTGAACACGATACAACCCCAGACAGATCATCGATGGGGAGTAATACTAGCGGGTGGAAACGGCGCGCGTTTGCAGCATTTTATCAAATCGAGATTTGGGGAAAATCGCCCAAAACAGTATTGTGCTCTCATCGGTAAGCGATCGATGCTTCGCCATACGATCGATCGTGTCGCACCGCTGTTTACTTCTGATCATCTTTTTACTACCGTCAGTGCTCAGCATCTTACCTGGGCATTAAAAGATCTCTCCGACCGACCGAAAGGAACGATGATCATTCAGCCGTTCAACCGAGAGACGGGACCTGGAATTTTATTACCGCTTCTTCATATTCATCACGCCGATCCGCAAGCGATTGTCTCCATGTTTCCCGCCGATCATTTTATATTACAGGAAGAACGGTACAGAACATTTGTTGTAGCCGCTAATGAGTACGTCTCCCGGCATCCTGATCATGTTGTTGCGCTCGGCATCGCACCAAGTTCTCAACAGTACGGATACGGCTGGATCGAAAAAGGAGATCGGACAAACTCAGAAGGAATTTCACACGTCAGACGATTTTGGGAAAAGCCCGATACGCAATTGATGCAGTATTTGTATGAAAAAAAATGTTTATGGAATACGATGACTCTCGTCGGCACATCAATGAATCTTTTACATTTGTACGAACGGCATATGAATGAAGTGTTTGTTTCGTCTCAACAGATTGTTCAATCGATTGGGACGACTCTTGAATCTGAAGTGACTGAACGAGTGTTTTCAACGATCCCATCGGTAAATTTCTCTCATCGTATTTTGGAACATATTCCCGAAAAAATGTTCGTTCTTCAAATGAACGGAATTTACTGGAACGACTGGGGTGATGAAGAACGGATTCTCAATGACATTGATTTTCTTGAGCACCAGGATCAGTCGTTAAACAGTGAAAAGGACTTTGTAACACAGAAAAACCATGCAAAAATATCTCCGTGAACCGGTAACACGAACAAGTGTGCATCTCCATAGCGCCTGCCTTTCACCAATCTGTAGAAATTTCTAATCTCTTATTTCCTGTTAGCTTATCTCGATTTCATTCTCTAACTTTGTCAAATTTTATTATCAACACATTTGTACCGTGAAAGGAACAGTGGTATGCCAACAATGGAAGAACGGAAGATGATGATTCAAAAGATCAAGTCGCTTCCCGGTATCCTCGATGCTACCGTGGATGGATTAAGCGACGCTCAATTGGATACACCATATCGTGAAGGAGGGTGGACAGCACGGCAGGTAGTGCATCATTTATGTGACTCGCATATGAACGCATTTCTGCGTTTCAAATGGATGTTGAACGAAGAACATCCAAAAATCAAAACGTATGATCAAGACAAATGGGCAACATCTCCCGAATATAAGCTCCCTGTCCTGGAAGCACTTCATCTTCTTCGCGGATTACATGAACGTTGGGCCACAATGTTGGATACAATCGATGAACAAGGATGGAGCCGCACGGCTGATCATCCCGAAAACGGCACTGTTACTTTGGATAAAATGCTGCAAATTTATTCCAATCATGGAGAAAAACATTGCGGACAAATCATGGGACTCCGCGATAAAATGGATTGGTAAAGCACAACACATGATTGAAAAGAATCTTGTCCGAGAGTGTAATGGCGTTGTTCGGCATCCCGAACAACGAGACACTCGGACAACACGAAAGATCGATCCTTCATCAACCACCTTATACAACAGGTGTCATATCAAACAGATCTTCTCCAGTATTCTTTGTTTGTTGTTACTGTTTGGATGTTCTTCTCGCGAACAAACAACGAAATCATCCGAAAGGATTATTTTTTTTGGCGATTCCATCACTGAACTTGGAATAAAACCGAATGGTTATGTAAGCCTTGTCCATGATTCACTGAAGACAATCGGATATCATTATGATGTGATCGGTGCGGGAGTCAGCGGAAATAAAATAAACGATCTTCTTGACCGTGTAGAAAAGGATGTCATTGCTAAAAAACCTTCCATCGTTGTAGTGTATATTGGTATCAACGACGTTTGGCATTTTGCATTCGCATCACGAGGACTGACAGGTACGCCGAAGAACAAGTTTGAAGAAGGATTGAAGAATCTGATCTTGCAGATACAATCAAATGGCGCAAAAGTGATCCTGTGTACTCCGAGTGTTATTGGAGAAAAGAATGACGGTTCAAATCCAAATGACATTTTGCTGGATGAGTACAGTGCAATCTCCAGAAAGATTGCCGCTGAAACAGGATCTACTCTGTGTGATTTACGGAAAGAATTTCTATCGTACCTTCATCATTATAATCTTTCCAATGCAGAACAAGGAATTTTAACGTATGACGGTGTACATTTAAATGATACCGGTAATCATTTTGTTGCGGAACAAATTGTGAAAACACTCGATGGATTAGGACTGTTCTTTCCGCAACGATAGGCCATCATGTTCTGCAAGAAAATGTTATAGTTATTCACCTTGTTTTTTCCCCCACTCACCGAAAATCATTCAAAAATCAATCGAAGGCATAGTATTTTATCCGCGAAATAATGTACCTGTTAAACATTTCAACAGTTCGTTGCCTTTTCCTTCTAAATTAGGGATATTAACAGATAATTTTACGAAAGAATTTGTTCTTTTTCATGCTATAGGAAAAAGGACAGGAAAATAAGAATATGTCAGATAATCAACATACAGACCTTTCATTTTTGAAGATTAATCGTAATGAATCTCAAGAAACAAAATGGGGATCAAAGCAAACCATTATTTTCGGATCGTTGGCAGGAGTGCTTGTCTTAGCAATTGCGCTGAGTATCATTCTGGGATCCGGTGTTTCAACAGAAGTAGTCGAACTCGGTACCGTTGTTATGACAACGCCCGGTCAGGAAAG is a genomic window of Bacteroidota bacterium containing:
- a CDS encoding sugar phosphate nucleotidyltransferase, giving the protein MKQAPWLNTIQPQTDHRWGVILAGGNGARLQHFIKSRFGENRPKQYCALIGKRSMLRHTIDRVAPLFTSDHLFTTVSAQHLTWALKDLSDRPKGTMIIQPFNRETGPGILLPLLHIHHADPQAIVSMFPADHFILQEERYRTFVVAANEYVSRHPDHVVALGIAPSSQQYGYGWIEKGDRTNSEGISHVRRFWEKPDTQLMQYLYEKKCLWNTMTLVGTSMNLLHLYERHMNEVFVSSQQIVQSIGTTLESEVTERVFSTIPSVNFSHRILEHIPEKMFVLQMNGIYWNDWGDEERILNDIDFLEHQDQSLNSEKDFVTQKNHAKISP
- a CDS encoding YdeI/OmpD-associated family protein — its product is MANKDKRIDTYIASSQPFARPILKHLRALVHTACPKVEETIKWGFPHFDYRGEMMCSMASFQRHCAFGFWKASLMKNKKLMANAASESAMGHLGKISSPDDLPSDKVMIAYVKEAAKLNDEGIKIKKVSSSSAKKELLVPDYFVSALKKNNEAAATFENFSYYNKKEYVQWVTEAKTEETRERRIAAAVEWISEGKVRNWKYLKK
- a CDS encoding putative metal-dependent hydrolase, producing MPTMEERKMMIQKIKSLPGILDATVDGLSDAQLDTPYREGGWTARQVVHHLCDSHMNAFLRFKWMLNEEHPKIKTYDQDKWATSPEYKLPVLEALHLLRGLHERWATMLDTIDEQGWSRTADHPENGTVTLDKMLQIYSNHGEKHCGQIMGLRDKMDW
- a CDS encoding GDSL-type esterase/lipase family protein, with protein sequence MIEKNLVRECNGVVRHPEQRDTRTTRKIDPSSTTLYNRCHIKQIFSSILCLLLLFGCSSREQTTKSSERIIFFGDSITELGIKPNGYVSLVHDSLKTIGYHYDVIGAGVSGNKINDLLDRVEKDVIAKKPSIVVVYIGINDVWHFAFASRGLTGTPKNKFEEGLKNLILQIQSNGAKVILCTPSVIGEKNDGSNPNDILLDEYSAISRKIAAETGSTLCDLRKEFLSYLHHYNLSNAEQGILTYDGVHLNDTGNHFVAEQIVKTLDGLGLFFPQR